Genomic segment of Tissierella sp.:
AAATTAATATAGATTTTACAGATTTGAAATAACACTGTAAAAATAGCAGCCCATAAGCGGTCCCCCTCTTATGGGCTGTTTATATTTGATTAAATGGTATTAAAATATATCCTAATAAAATTTTTCTATATATTCTTCATAAGTCATAGCTCTATCGTTAAATCCATCAGGTTTTATCTCAATTATCCTATTGGCAATTGTTTGGATAAATTGATGGTCATGGGAAGCAAATAATACATTGCTCTTGAAATCCTTTAATCCATTATTTACTGAAGTAATTGATTCTAGATCTAAGTGGTTTGTTGGCTGATCTAAAATCAACACATTAGCATTATTAAGCATCATTTTAGATAGCATACATCTTACTTTTTCTCCACCAGACAATACTTTAGCTTGTTTTAAAGCTTCTTCTCCAGAGAAAAGCATTCTACCTAGGAAACCTCTTAGATAAATCTCAGATTGATCCTCTGAAAATTGTCTCATCCAATCCACCAAGTTTAAATCTACATCATTGAAAAACTCTGAGTTGTCTTTAGGGAAATAGGATTTAGTAATAGTAAGACCCCATTTATAGCTACCACTATCAGGCTCTATTTCATCCGTTAGTATCTTAAATAAGGTTGTAATTCCAATTTCTTCTCCAATAAAGGCAATTTTATCTCCCTTATTGACTCTAAAACTTATATCATCTAATACCTTTACCCCATCCACTGTTTTAGAAAGATTTTCTACTGTTAGAATCTCATTACCAACTTCTCTTTCCATGGTGAATCCAACAAAAGGATATCTCCTTGAAGAAGGTTGTATATCATCTAAAGTTATTTTTTCTAGTAATTTTTTTCTAGAAGTTGCTTGCTTAGATTTTGAAGCATTAGCACTAAATCTAGCAACGAAAGCTTGGAGATCCTTAATCTTGTCTTCTTTTTTCTTGTTTTGATCCTTCATCAGTTGAAGTGCTAATTGACTTGACTCATACCAAAAATCATAGTTTCCTACATACATTTTAATCTTGCTAAAGTCAATATCTACCATATGAGTACATACTTCATTTAAGAAATATCTATCATGGGACACTACAATAACAGTACCTTCAAAATCCCCTAAGAATTCTTGCAACCATCTAACAGATTTTACATCAAGATGGTTAGTAGGCTCATCTAGTATTAAGATACCTGGTTTACCAAATAAGGCCTGAGCAAGTAATACTTTCACCTTATCATTACTAGTTAGTTCATTAACCTTTTTCTCATGAAGCTCAGTACTTATGCCTAATCCTTGTAACAAGGAAGAAGCTTCAGCCTCTGCTGACCAGCCGTCCATGTCTGCGAATTCAGCCTCTAATTCAGATGCTTTGATACCATCCTCATCACTAAAATTCTCTTTAGCATAGATTGCATCCTTTTCAATCATTATCTCGTAAAGTCTCTTGTTTCCCATAATTACAGTTTGTATTACTTGACAATCATCGTATTGAAAATGATCCTGTTTTAAGACAGACATACGCATGTTTTTAGATATTGAAACATCTCCAGTATTTGGTTCAATCTCACCAGATAGGATTCTAAGAAAAGTACTTTTTCCAGCTCCATTGGCTCCAATTACACCATAACAATTACCTGGAGTAAACATTAAATTTACATCATCGAATAATTTCTGAGATCCATATCTCAAACTTACATTATTTACACTAATCAAATTACTTCCATCCCTTACTTAAAATTTATATCATAATATTATACCATAAGATAAAAATAAAATATATATATAAAAAGTTTTGTATACTAATTGACAACATTATTATGAAATATTTGACAATTGCCACTTGTATTGACAATTCAAATACTATACAATTACATTATAGAAATACTTATTGTATTAAACTTTAACTAAGCAAATACAGGAGGCGGAGACTCATGAAATTTAAAAAGAAGAATTTGAATGAGAGTATTTTTTTATTTAAGAAAAAGAATGAAGACAAAGTGAAAAAGGAAAAAACTAAGAAGGGAAAGCAATTATCTGGTAACTTTATAAGTAAAGTAACTAATAGAGGAAAAAACATATTAATGGGTATGTCTATAAAATCAAAATTAATATCATCCTTTATTCTTATTGCTATTTTCGTAGGTATTGTGGGTACTCTAGGGACAAGCAGTATGAAAAAGATTAATAAAAATGCAAGTT
This window contains:
- a CDS encoding ATP-binding cassette domain-containing protein yields the protein MISVNNVSLRYGSQKLFDDVNLMFTPGNCYGVIGANGAGKSTFLRILSGEIEPNTGDVSISKNMRMSVLKQDHFQYDDCQVIQTVIMGNKRLYEIMIEKDAIYAKENFSDEDGIKASELEAEFADMDGWSAEAEASSLLQGLGISTELHEKKVNELTSNDKVKVLLAQALFGKPGILILDEPTNHLDVKSVRWLQEFLGDFEGTVIVVSHDRYFLNEVCTHMVDIDFSKIKMYVGNYDFWYESSQLALQLMKDQNKKKEDKIKDLQAFVARFSANASKSKQATSRKKLLEKITLDDIQPSSRRYPFVGFTMEREVGNEILTVENLSKTVDGVKVLDDISFRVNKGDKIAFIGEEIGITTLFKILTDEIEPDSGSYKWGLTITKSYFPKDNSEFFNDVDLNLVDWMRQFSEDQSEIYLRGFLGRMLFSGEEALKQAKVLSGGEKVRCMLSKMMLNNANVLILDQPTNHLDLESITSVNNGLKDFKSNVLFASHDHQFIQTIANRIIEIKPDGFNDRAMTYEEYIEKFY